A window of the Lolium perenne isolate Kyuss_39 chromosome 7, Kyuss_2.0, whole genome shotgun sequence genome harbors these coding sequences:
- the LOC127315233 gene encoding protein synthesis inhibitor II-like, which yields MVVVVVLLMAVLFSVSDDSSDAAPLNPAKNRLYSRVLLPKETDGPPARWIHNQLKGRGSDAITLAVRGDNMRFPRFANQGGTWHACRSDDLHGLTLAARLSFDDDYTSLLGGHEQLKGIRVDKEAAADAIAELARFRATNRTSGSDAAAADDAGARRAWATLKVAISEPLRFKSIRQSVSAAWKNGGTTLDDRQVKLVANGYWRTMSCALLIAAQNGGAWQSEEAVHLRSIGMFTKEDVLKEIDLIMWPKDCSEPITLGSRYFM from the exons atggtggtggtggtggtgctgctgatgGCTGTGCTGTTTAGCGTGTCGGACGA TAGCAGCGACGCAGCACCCCTCAACCCGGCCAAGAATCGACTGTACTCGCGCGTCCTCCTCCCCAAAGAAACCGACGGCCCGCCGGCACGCTGGATCCACAACCAACTGAAAGGACGCGGCTCCGACGCGATCACCCTCGCAGTGCGAGGAGACAACATGCGCTTCCCCCGCTTCGCCAACCAGGGCGGAACCTGGCACGCCTGCCGCAGCGACGACCTCCACGGCCTTACCCTCGCGGCGAGGCTGAGCTTCGACGACGACTACACCAGCCTCCTCGGCGGGCACGAGCAGCTCAAGGGCATCCGCGTCGACAAAGAGGCTGCGGCTGATGCAATCGCCGAGCTCGCGCGGTTCAGAGCGACGAACCGGACGTCAGGATCGGACGCCGCTGCTGCCGACGACGCGGGCGCGAGGCGGGCGTGGGCGACGCTCAAAGTCGCCATCAGCGAGCCCCTGCGCTTCAAGTCGATCCGCCAGAGTGTGAGCGCAGCCTGGAAGAACGGCGGGACGACCCTGGACGACCGCCAGGTGAAGCTCGTCGCCAACGGCTACTGGAGGACCATGTCCTGCGCGCTGCTCATCGCGGCGCAGAACGGCGGTGCCTGGCAGAGCGAGGAGGCGGTGCACCTGCGGTCCATCGGCATGTTCACCAAGGAGGACGTCCTGAAAGAGATCGATCTGATCATGTGGCCAAAGGACTGCAGCGAGCCCATCACTTTGGGTAGTAGGTATTTCATGTGA